CAGGCATACAAGGAATTGGATGTACAACAAATTTTGTTAGAAGAAAAAATAGAAGGAGCCGAGCATTTTTCGGAAGCATTTATCGCTCAATATCGTTCTGAAAATATTTTAGATATTAATCCCGAATTACTTTAGTAACTTTAAGGAATTAACTGCTGAATTATGAGAAGAAGTAGCTGGAAAATCCGAATTTTTATAGGGCTTGCCATCATCGCATTTGCATTTTTTAAGAAATGTGCAAATACCGAAGAAAATCCTTATACCAAGAAGCAACAAACTATTTCCTTGACAACTGAAGAGGAAATTGCCATCGGACTTCAAAGTGCACCGCAAATGGCACAGGAATACGGCGGCCTATACCCGGACGAGCGTATGCAGGCCTATGTAGACATGGTTGGAAAAAAACTGGTGGATAATACAGTAGCGAGAGAAACACCCTATCAATACGATTTTCACCTACTTGCAGATGCCGAAACCATCAATGCTTTTGCGTTGCCCGGCGGACAAATATTTATCACCTACGCCCTGCTATCAAAACTAGAGAACGAAGATCAGTTGGCCGGAGTATTAGGTCATGAA
This genomic stretch from Ulvibacter sp. MAR_2010_11 harbors:
- a CDS encoding M48 family metalloprotease, with translation MRRSSWKIRIFIGLAIIAFAFFKKCANTEENPYTKKQQTISLTTEEEIAIGLQSAPQMAQEYGGLYPDERMQAYVDMVGKKLVDNTVARETPYQYDFHLLADAETINAFALPGGQIFITYALLSKLENEDQLAGVLGHEVGHVLGRHSAERIANSEFWQTISQGASVGADAGGIVAGIGQNVLLGNGRDDELESDDLGVRFMIKAGYDPYEMIDVMKILKAAAGPSRAPEFQSTHPDPENRIEHIKAAIKKYGG